The genomic window CGGCCCGCGACTGGCGGCTCCGTGGCCGCTGCGGCCACGGGTAGGCTCGCCGGTCGATGGCCGCCACGATCTACCTCCTGCGACACGCCGTCACCGCCGCCACCGGCTCCCGACTGGGCGGGCGGACCGACGCGTCGCTGTCCGAGACGGGTCGTGCGCAGGCCGAGGCGGCCAGCCAGCACCTGCGCGACGTCGACCTGAAGGCCGTCTACGCCTCGCCGCTGCCGCGTACGACCGAGACCGCCGAGATCGTCGCCCGGCCGCACCGGCTGACGGTCAGGCCGGCCGAGGGGCTCATCGAGGTCGACTACGGCCGCTGGACGGACCGACCGCTGAAGCCCCTCACGCGGACCAAGATGTGGCCGGTCATCCAGCAGACCCCGTCCCTCGTCACGTTCCCCGACGGCGAGTCGATCCGCGCCGCCCAGGAGCGCGCGGCCACGGCGATCGAGGAGATCGCCGCCCGCCACGACAAGAAGCTGGTGGCGGTCGTCAGCCACGCCGACATCATCAAGGCCGTGGTCGCCTTCTACGTCGGGATGCCCCTCGACACCTTCCAGAGGCTCGAGGTCCACCCCGCCTCGATCACCGTCCTCCGCACCGGCAAGGGCCAACGCCCCTCGCTGGTGTCGTTCAACCACGTCCCCCGCCCCTCCCCCTCACCCTCCACATGAGCGACGACGTCTCCTTCGAGCCCGTCGACTGGATCACCGCCTCCTCGATCGGCCCGCCCGGCGACCGCACCTTCTACGTGCAGGCCCGCAAGGACGGGCGGTACGTCGCCCTGGTGGTCGAGAAGGGCCAGGTCCGGTCGCTGGCCGAGCTGGCCCAGGAGCTGCTCGAACGCGTCGGCATCACCGTCACCCCGGACGACGTCGACTCCGACCTCGAGCTGCACGGGCCGGTCCAGCCGATCTGGCGTGCCGGGCAGATGAGCCTCGGCAGCGACGAGGAGGGCGAGCTGTTCGTCCTGCAGGCCACCGAGCTGATCACCGATCCGGAGCTGCTCGACGACGACGCCGATCCCGAGCCCGCCACCGCCCGCTTCGTCATGGATCGCGACCAGCTCGTCGGGCTCGCCGCCTTCGCGGCCTTCGCCGTGGAGCACGGCGGACGGGAGCGCTGCAACGTGTGCGAGGGCCTCCGCGACCCCCTCGCCGGCTGCATGGGCTGCCCGCTGACCAACGGCTCGGGCCCGAAGCGGATCTGACCGCAGCCGCGCCGTGACCGCCGCCCCGTGACCTCCGCCGCCTTCGACGCTCCATGACCTCAGCCGCCTTCGACGCCAGCACCGTCGGCTTCGTCGACGACCACGAGGAGGGCTGCCGCCGGTTGCGGGCCGACGAGCTCGAGCCGCTCGGGGTGATCAGCGACGCGAGCAACGGCACGATGCTGTGCCGGCTCGGGCCCGCCGAGCAGAACCTCTTCGCCATCTACAAGCCGGGGTCGCACGAGCGGCCGCTGTGGGACTTCCCCGGGCAGCTGTACCTGCGCGAGGTCGCCGCCTACGAGCTCAGCGAGTTCCTCGGCTGGGGGTTGGTCCCCCCGACGGTCGAGCGCGACGGCCCCCGCGGACCCGGCTCGCTGCAGCTGTTCGTCCCCCACGACCCGACCGAGCACTACTTCACCCTGATCGAATCCGACGACGGACGCTTCGACGTGCCGCTCGCGCAGATGGCGATGTTCGACATGGTGGTCAACAACACCGACCGGAAGGGTGGCCACGTCCTGCGGCACGCCCGCGACGATCGGATCTACGGCATCGACAACGGGCTGACGTTCCACGTCGAGCCGAAGCTGCGCACGGTGATCTGGGACCTCTCCCACGTCCCCTTCGCCGCCGCCTGGGCGGACGACCTGCAGCGCCTGCGGCGCTGCATCCGCGACGGGGAGCCCTTCGCCGAGCGGCTCGACGAGCTCCTCACGGCGAGCGAGGTCCGGGTCCTGGCCGCCCGCGCCGGACAGGTGGCGGGGATGGAAGCGATGCCGGACATCGACCCGGACCACCGCTGGTACCCCTGGCCACCCGTCTGACCGGGGCAGTTGCGGCGGCGCTCAGTCCTCCCGCGGTACGAGGCAGCCGCCGGCCAGGCGGCGCGGCCCGCCCTCGGGGGCGTCCTCCACACCGCACTCGCCGACGCTCATGTCCGCGCCGTCGTCGTCGAACGTCGCCACCTCCGCCACGACCGCCCCGGTGGGCAGGGGCGCGATCGCCCAGGCCGCCGGCAGGTCCCGGGCCTGTGTGGCGACCTCGACCTCGTCGCCGTCGGTGGTGGTGATCGTCACGGTCGCGGCCTCCGGTGGGGCGGCCACGATCACGTACGCGGGCGTGGCCTCGTCCGGCGCGTCGATCCCCCAGATGCCCCGCAGGACGTCGGGCTCGGCGCACGTCCGGAAGATGCTGCCGGCGGAGTCGATGACCTCGGCGCACACGCCGCCGGCGTCCCAGATCGCCTTCCCGACCTCGTCGCCCTCGGCGGTGAGCGGCACCTCGGTGCGGACCGACGGGGTGGGGAAGTCGACGGCCCCCTCGGTCAGCCCCAGCTGGTCCTGCAGGCGGGGGGACACCACCAGGATGAAGACCAGGAAGGTGACCAGGAACACCCCGGAGGCGACGACGAAGAAGGTGCCGTTCCGGCTCGGGGACTCGACGGCCAGCGGATCGCGGGGAGTGGGCTCGCTCACGCCCCCCATGATGCAGGGTCGGAGCGCCAGGGGCCGCATCGGGGGATGAGCCGCCGGGTAAGCTCCGCGGATCGGTTCAGCCCTTACTCCCGGGGGAGCGCATGGACTACGGCCACTACACGACCAGGACGATGGCCGAGACCGTCGGCCTGGCGAACGCCCTGGCGAACGCCGACGAGACGCCGGACGACGACGTCATCCGCGACCTGGTCAAGCGCTTCGAGGTCGGTGACGACCCGCTCGACATCGATGGGCTCAGCCACCTCGCCGGCAGGCTCCGGCAGGTCTTCACCGCCGAGGCGCTGGATGAGAAGGTCCGCGTCCTCAACGACCTGATCGCCCTGTACCAACCCCACCCGCACGTCGTCGACCACGACGGCCAGGGCTACCACATGCACTACGTGCCGCCGAGCGCCGGGCACCTCCGCTGCATCGGGGCGTCGATGACGATGGCGCTCGCCCTGGTCCTCTGCGACTACGGCGCCGACCGCCTCGGCGTCTGCCCGGCGTGTGACGACGTGTTCGTCGACACCACCCGCAACGGGCGGCAGCGGTTCTGCTCGCGGACCTGCGCCAACCGGGTCCACGTGGCCGCCCACCGCGCGAGGAGCAGCGGCGGCGACGAGGCCTGACCGGCAGGCGGCGGCCGGCGACGGCCCAGGACCTAGGATCGCCCGATGGAGCTCGTCACCGCCGAGGACGTCGCCGCCGCCCGGTCGCGCATCGGCCGCCTGGCCCAGGTCACGCCGATGGAGGAGTCGCGCGCGGTCAGCGAGCTGGTCGGCCACCCGACGCTGCTGAAGTGCGAGCACCTGCAGCGCACCGGCTCGTTCAAGATCCGCGGGGCGACGAACTGCATCATCCAGCTCGAGGACGAGGAGAAGGCGGCCGGTGTCGTCTGCGCCTCCGCGGGCAACCACGCCCAGGGCGTGGCGCTGGCCGCGAGCCGCTTGGACGTGACCGCGACGGTGTTCATGCCCGTCGACGCGCCGCTGCCGAAGGTCGAGGCCACGCGCGGCTACGGGGCGGAGGTGGTCCTGCACGGCGCCGGGTTCGACGACGCCCTGGCGGCCGCGAAGGCCCACGCCGCAGAGGCCGGCGCGGCGTTCATCCCCCCCTTCGAGCACCGCGACATCATCGCCGGGCAGGGCACCGTCGGGCTCGAGGTGCTCGAGCAGGCCCCCGAGGTCCGGACGGTCGTGGTCCCGATCGGCGGTGGCGGCCTGATCAGCGGCATGGCCGCGGCGATCAGGGGGAGCCGCCCCGAGGTCAGGATCATCGGGGTCGAGGCCGCGGGGGCGGCCAGCGCGGTGGCGTCGCTCGCAGCCGGACACCCGGTCACCCTCGACGAGACCACGACGTTCGCCGACGGGATCGCGGTCAAGCGCCCGGGTGAGCTGACGCTCGCGCACATGGCTGCGCTGGTGGAGGACGTGGTGACGGTGTCGGACGAGGCGATCGCCCGCGCCGTCCTGCTGCTGGTCGAGCGGGCCAAGCAGGTCGTGGAACCCTCGGGCGCCGCTGCGCTGGCGGCGTTGCTCGAGGGAGCGGTCGAGGTGGACGGCCCGACCGTCGCCGTGCTGTCCGGCGGGAACGTCGACCCGCTCCTGCTCAACCGGATCATCCAGTCCGGCCTGTACGAGGAGGGGCGCTACCTCGTGGTCACCACCCGGATGGTGGACCGGCCCGGTGCCCTCGCCACCCTCCTCGGGATCGTCGCAGACGCGAAGGCGAACGTGATCGCCGTCGAGCACCACCGCCTCAACACGCGGTTGGGGGTGCTCGAGGTGGAGGTCGTCCTCGAGCTCGAGACCCGCGGCCCCTCGCACATCACCCACCTCGTCGAGGTCCTCGAGGACGCCGGGTACCCCGTCGACGCCGAGCTGCCGCCGGTGGCGGTCTGACCCGGGCAGGGCGGGGAGGTGTGGGGCGGCCGGTGATCGGCGTGGCGTCGTGGGTCCTGACCGCGCTCGTCGTCCTCGGCGTCGCCGTCCGGCTGGGCGGCTGGGACCGCGGGCGGGTGCTCGTGCAGGGGATGGCCTTCTACCCCTACGCCCTCGGTGCGGCCGCGGTCCTCGCCGTCATGGTCTGGCTGGTGCGGCAGCCACGTCCGGCGGCGGTGCTGACCGTCGCCGTGGTGGTGGGGGTGCTGCCGCTCGTGCCGCGGCTGGTGGCTGGCGACGGGGCCGGCGCCGCGACGGGTGGTGGGGCGGCGGTGCGGGTGGGCACCCTCAACCTGCTGTACGGGCGAGCCGATCCCGTCGAGGTTCGCGGGATCGCCACGGGGGTCGACGTCCTCGCCCTGCAGGAGCTGACCCCCGAGGCGCTCGACGCCCTCGAGGATGTGGGGCTGGGCGACGTCCTCCCGCACCGCGCGGTGGACCTGCGCGACGGACCCGGCGGGACCGGGGTGTGGTCGCGGTACCCCCTCGACGCACGCGAGGCGGTGCCCAGCCGGTACGCCACCGTCCACGTGGCGGTGGACCACCCGCTGGCTGCCGACCCGGTCGAAGTGGTCGCCGTCCACGTCGTCCCCCCGAGCGGTGGGGACGTCGGTGCCTGGCAGGAGGAGCTCGCCCGCCTGACCGCGCTCGACCGGGTCGACGTGCTGCTGGGCGACTTCAACGCCACGCTCGACCACGTGGCATTCCGCCGGCTCGTCGGCGCCGGCTACGTCGACGTGGGCGACGCCGCGGGGCGCGGGCCAACGCCCACTTGGCCGGCGGAGGGCTTCCGGCTGCCGGGCATCGCGATCGACCACGTCCTCGTCGACGGGGGGTGGCGCCCTGCGGGCATGCAGGTCGTCGACGTGCCCGGCACCGACCACCGCGCCCTGATCGCCGACGTGGTGCCCCCCGGCCAGGCGTAGGCTCCCGCCCATGGCGCACATCACGGCAGGCGGGATGCGGATCGCGGTGCGGGAGGAGGGGGAGGGACGGCCGGTCGTGCTGATCCACGGCAACAGCGCGTCGTCGGGCACCTGGGCCCGCCAGTTCGACAGCCCGCTGGTCGACCGCGCCCGGCTGATCGCCCTGGACCTGCCGGGCCACGGCGCGAGCGACCGAGCCGCAGATCCGGCCGACTACTCGATGCCCGGCTACGCGGCGGTCGTCGCCCAGGTCCTCGATGCCCTCGACGCGACCGGCGCGGTGCTGGTCGGCTGGTCCCTCGGCGGCCACATCGCCCTGGAGGCCGTCCCGCTCCGCGACGACCTGGCGGCGGTGGCGATCTTCGGGACCCCGCCGGTGGGGAAGCCGCCGGCGATGGATCAGGCCTTCCTGCCGAACCCGGCGATGGACGTCGGGTTCACCGCGGACGTCGACACCGCTGGCGCGGAGGCCTACGCCGCCTCGTTCCTCGCGCCGGGCTCGACGCTCGGCACCGAGCCGTTCACCGCCGACATCCTCGCGACGCACGGCGGCGCGCGGAGCGGGTTGATGGCGAGCATCGGCGAGGGCCGCTTCGCCGACGAGCTCGAGGTCGTGGCCGGGATGCGCATCCCCCTCGCCGTCCTCCACGGCGAGGGCGAGCAGCTCGTCAGCCTGGACTACCTCCGCGGGGTCGAGGCGCCGACGCTGTGGCGCGGGGAGGTCCAGGTCATCCCCGGCGCCGGCCACGCGCCGCACGCCGAGGCGCCGGAGGCCTTCAACGGCCTGCTCGGCGACCTCCTCGACGAGCTCTGATCTAGCGCCCCACCAGGTCGGCCATCTCCTCGATGAGGCGCGACACCTCGAAGTCCTTCGGCGTGTAGACCGCCGCCACCCCGGCCTCCCGCAGGGCCACGGCGTCCTCGGCGGGGATGATCCCCCCCACGACGACGGGGATGTCGGCGGCGTCCTCGGCCGCCAAACGCTCGAGCACCTCGGGGATCAGCTCGCCGTGGGACCCGGACAGGATCGACAGGCCGATCAGGTGGACGTCCTCGTCGACCGCCGCCCGCACGATCTGGGCGGGGGTCAGACGGATCCCCTCGTAGATGACCTCGAACCCGGCGTCGCGGGCGCGGACCGCGATCTGCTCCGCCCCGGAGGAGTGCCCGTCCAGACCGGGCTTGCCGACCAGCAGCCGCACCTTGCCACCGACCCGCTCCTCGGCCCGTCGAACCGCCTCCCGGGCGGCCTCGAGCGCCGCGGCCCGGTCACCGGCGGGGGAGTGGGCCGCCGCGGCGGTCACCCCGGTCGGGCCGCGGTAGGTGCCCCACTCCTCCCGGAGCGCCTCGGTCCACTCACCCGTGGTCACGCCGGCCTTCGCCGCGGCGATCGAGGCGGGCATCACGTTGTCGCCCTCGGCCACGGCGCGGCGCAGCTCGGCGAGGGCCGCGTCGACCGCGGCGGCGTCGCGCTCGGCGCGGAAGGCCTCCAGCCGCTCGACCTGCTCGGCCTCGCTGGCCGGGTCGACCTTCATGATCCCGCCGTCGCCGCCCGCCATCAGCGGGGACGGCTCGCTCTCGGTGAAGCGGTTGACCCCGACGACGACCTGCTCCCCGGACTCGACGCGGCGCATCCGCTCGGCGTTGGAGCGGACCAGCTCGGCCTTCATGTACTCGACCGCCTCGACCGAGCCGCCCATGTCGATGACCCGGCGGTACTCCTCACGGGCCGCGTCGGCGATCACGGTGGTCCGCGCCTCCATCACGTGGCTGCCGTCGAAGACGTCCTCGTGCTCGAGCAGGTCGGTCTCGTAGGCCAGGATCTGCTGCATCCGCAGGGCCAGCTGCTGGTCCCAGGGGCGGGGTAGCCCGAGCGCCTCGTTCCAGGCGGGCAGCTGCACCGCCCGGGCGCGGGCGCTCTTCGAGAGGGTGACCGCGAGCATCTCGAGGACGATGCGGGTGATGTTGTTCTCCGGCTGGGCCTCGGTCAGGCCGAGGGAGTTGACCTGCACGCCGTAGCGGAACCGCCGGTGCCTCGGGTCCTCGACGCCGTAGCGCTCGCGCCCGAGCTCGTCCCACAGCTGACCCATGGCGCGGAGCTTGGCGATCTCGTCGACGAAGCGGATGCCGGCGTTGACGAAGAAGCTGATGCGCCCGAACACCCGGGAGAACGTGTCGTCGTCCATCCCGGGACGACCCTTGATCTCGTCGAGGACCGCGGTGGCGGTCGCCATCGCGAAGGCGACCTCCTGCACGGGCGTCGCGCCGACCTCCTGCAGGTGGTAGCTGCAGATGTTGATCGGGTTCCAGCTCGGGACCTCGCGGACCGCGAACGTGATGACGTCACCGGTCAGGCGGAGGGACTCGGCCGGCCCGAACACGTAGGTCCCGCGGGACAGGTACTCCTTGATGATGTCGTTCTGGACCGTGCCCTTGAGGTCGGCGCGGTCGGCGCCCTGCTCCTCGGCGACCGCGATGTAGAGGGCGAGCAGCCACGCCGCGGTGGCGTTGATCGTCATCGACGTGTTCATCTCGTCGAGCGGGATGCCGTCGAAGAGGGTCCGCATGTCGTCGATCGAGCAGACCGGCACCCCGACCTTGCCGACCTCGCCGCGGGCGAGCACGTGGTCGGCGTCGTAGCCCGTCTGGGTCGGCAGGTCGAAGGCGACGGACAGCCCGGTCTGCCCCTTCGCCAGGTTCGACCGGTACAGCTCGTTCGACGCCTTCGCCGAGGAGTGCCCCGAGTAGGTCCGCATCAGCCACGGCCGGTCGCGCGCCGGGGCGCGGAGATCAGACTGCTCGCGATCGCTCATGTGGCGCAGTGTCCCACCCCGACGGGGGAGGGAACCAGTCGGGGCCGGTCGATCAGGCCGGCGGCGGGGAGGGGAGCCCGGAGCTCGACCCGTCGCCGGCGGACGACGCCCGCTCGAGCCTCGAGGACGATGCGTCCGCGAGCTCGCCGAGCCCGCCCTCGCCGATGCGGGACAGGATCGCCTTCAGGTCGATGCCGGTCAGGGACGAGCCGATGGCCAGGCCCTGCTCGAGGTTCTGGGCCACCGAGTTCACGATCGACGACGCCCCGTCGGTCGACACGACGGTCATGTTGCCGACCTTGCTGAGCGGCTCGCTCGCCGCCCGGACCAGGTCGGGGAGGATGTCGGCGACCAGCTCGATCACGGCCGCCTGGTTGTAGTGGGCGAACGCGTCGGCGTTCTTCTCACGGGCCTCGGCCTCGGCCTGGCCCTTCGCGAGGATCGCGGCGGCCTCTGCCTCACCCTCGCGCTGGACGGCGTCGGCGATGGCCTGGCGGCGCGCCTTCTCCGCCTGACCGCGCTTCTCACCCTCGATGGCCTCGGCCTCGGCGAGCGCGGAGCGCTTGGCCCGCTCGGCCTCACCGGACAGCCGCGCCTGCTCGGCGTCGGCCTGGGCGCGGGCGATCTGCGCGGCCTGCTCGGCCTCGGCCTCGCGGATCGCGGCGGACTTCCGGCCCTCGGCCTCCTGCTCGACCCGGTAGCGCTCGGCATCGGCGGGCTTGCGGACCTCGGTGTCGAGCTCGCGCTCCTTCAGCTGCGCACGCCGCTCTGCCACGCGCTCCTGGGCCTGGATGACGTCCTGGTCCTTCGCCGCCTGGGCGATCGGGCCGGCGGCGCGGGCCTCGGCCTCCGCCGCGTCGGTCTCCGCCTGGATCTCGGCCTTGCGCAGCGCGAGGGTGCGGTTGGCGACGGCGATCTGCTCCTCGGCGCGGATCCGCTCCTCCTCGGCGGCCTGGCGGGCCTTCGCCTCGGCGATCGCGGCCTCCATCTCGACGCGCGCGGCCTCGGGACGGCCCAGGTCGGCCAGGTACTGGCCCTCCGCGCGGATGTCCTGCAGCTGGAAGGTGTCGAGGGCGAGCCCCTGGTTGGTGAGGGACGTCTCGGCCTCCTCCGCCACCGCCGAGGCGAACGCCGCGCGGTCCTTGATGATCTCGTCGACGGTCAGCCGGCCGACGATGGCGCGGAGCGACCCGGCCAGCACCTCCTGGGTGAACGCCTCGATGCCCTGCTGCTGGTTGAGGAACCGCTGCGCGGCCGCCCGGATCGCGTCGTCGTTCCCGCCGACCTTCACGATCGCGACGCCCTCGAGGTCGACCTTGATGCCCTGGGCGCTGATGCCGCCGGTGATGCCCACCGGGATGCGCCGCGACGAGAGGTCGAGGATGTGCAGCTTCTGGACCACCGGCAGCACGAACGTCGAGGCGCCGATGATGACCCGCTGGCCGGACAGGTCGGTCGACACCTCGCCGGTCTCGGGGTTCCGGACGGGCGAGCCCCCCTTCCGGCCGGTGATGATGTAGGCCTGGTTCGGACCGGCCACCCGGTAGCGCGAGACCACCAGCAGCACGACCAGGACGAGCACGCCGATGAAGGCGCCTCCGCCGATGAGCAGGGGGTCCATCGCAGTCTTCTCCTTCTCCCTAGGGGAGGTCGATCTCGGCGGGGGTCACCACGACCGAGGTGGGGGACAGCACGTCGACGACCACGACCTCGGTGCCGACGTCAATCGTCTGGTCGGAGCGGGCGGACAGCTTGAGCGGGTGGCCGTGCCGGCTCACGCGCACCTCGCCGAGCCCGCCGGCGCGGATCGGCGTGATGACGCGACCCAGCGCGCCGCGGAGGTCCGCTGATGTCGGCGTCGCGTCGGTGCGCATGTTCATCAGGCCGCGCGACAGGGTCAAGGCGACCCCGCCCATCACCACGCCGGCGGCGCCGCCGCCGATCAGGGAGACCCCGAGCGCCATCCCGTTGCCGTCGAACAGCCAGGCGCCGAACCCGAACGCGGCCAGGAACCCGCCGATGACCTAGGTCGAGCAGAACCCCCCCGCGGCGTCCACCCCGATCGCGTCGAACACCCCGTCGAGGACCTCGCCACCGACCAGGCCGATGACCAGCAACGCGGTGCCCAGCACCCCCAACAGCAAGAACAGGGTCACGCCCTGGACCGTATCGCAGTTGCCGTCCCCCCGTGGGGTCCCCGAGGGGCCTCGGTAGGATCGCCGGCCATGGAACCCGTCTACACCCCGGTCATCGGCGCGGCGCTGTCGCTGTTCAGGGTGATGGGCTGGAAGGTGGAGGTCCGCGGCGCCGAGCACATCCCCGCCGACGGGCCGGCGGTGATCGCCAGCAACCACATCGGGTACCTGGACTTCATCTTCGTCGGCTACGGCGCGCGGGACGCCGGTCGGCTGGTGCGCTTCGCGGCGAAGAAGGAGGTGTTCGACCACCCCGTGAGCGGCCCCCTCATGCGCGGGATGAAGCACCTGCCCGTCGACCGCGACGGCGACCGGATGGCGGTGATGCGCGAGGCGCAACGTCGGCTGGGCCTGGGCCAGGTCATCGGCATGTTCCCCGAGGGCACGATCAGCCGGTCGTTCATGCCGTCGGGTGCGAAGACGGGCACGGCGCGGATGGCGATCGAGGCGGGCGTCCCGCTGATACCCGCTGCGGTGTGGGGCGACCACCGGATCATGACGAAGGGGCGCAAGCCGAACTGGCAGCGGGGCGTCCACATGATGGTCGGCTTCGGCCCCGCGGTCGAGTACGACGAGGGCGCGGACACGCGAGAGGTCACCCAACGGATGACCGAGGCGATCACCGACCTGGTCACCGAGCTCCAGCGCGACTACCCCCAGGTGCCCGCGGACGACGAGGACCGCTGGTGGCTGCCCGCCCACCTCGGCGGCACCGCCCCCACGCCGGAGGAGGCCGAGGCGATCGCCCGCGAGGAGCGCATCGCCCGACGACGTGCCCGCAAGGCCGCCCGCGAGGCAGAGGCGGCCACCGCCGGGGACCGCGACGGGACCGCAGCGGTGAGCGGCGATGACGCCGACCCGATCGAGCCGGACCCGGTGGACCCCGAGACGGGGGGCTGACGCCAGCCGCGGAGCGGTCCCCCGAGCGGACTCGGTTGATCTCGATCGGATGTGGGCGGGATCCACCAAGTGGGAGGGGATCCACGCACCCGACCCGCCGGGTCAGCCCGCCGTCACCTCCGACGCGACGATGACCGGGCCGATCTGGCAGAAGGTGGCGATCCCGTCGTCGATGCTGCCGTCCACGGTGATCTGGTCGCCGGCGCGGGCGATCACCTCGCCGTCCCCCGACGCGACCACGGCGTTGCCGCCGTCGACGGCCAGGTCGGCATCGGGGTCGGCGATCAGCTCGTAGCGCTGCCCGTCGACCTCGATGTAGGCGCAGCCGCCCTCGACCTCCGCCAACCCGAGCTCACCGGTCACGGGGAACGACACGTCACCCGCCACCTCCAGCCCCTCGGATGCCGACGGGCCCGGCGACCGCACCTCCGACGGCGTGGCAGCTGGCGGCGGGGTCGAGGGGATCGCCCCGCCGGACGGGGTCTCGGTGACCTGGTCGGCACCACCGCCGTCGGCGTCGGCGCAGGCGGTCAGCAACGCGGCCGAGCACAGCACGGCCAGGCACAGGGCGGCGAGACGGCGGGACGGTGCTGGTCGGCGGGACGATGCTGGTCGGCGGGCCATGGAGATCCTCCCAGGGGTCGGGTTGTGGTCGGTCAGACGCGGGACACGACATGATCGTTCCCGTGGAGGTGGTCCTGGCACGCACGGTCGACGAGGTCGACTCCTGGCTCGCGGACGCGGCCGGTTCGCCGTTCCTCGCCGTCGACACCGAGACGACCGGCTGGGACCCCTGGACCGACCGGATCCGGCTCGTCCAGGTCGCCGCCGACCCCTCCCGTCCCGTCCTGGTCCTCGACCCCACGGCCATCGACCCCGCCGCCCTCGCCCGCCCGCTGGCCGACGACGGTGTGCTGAAGGTGTTCCACCACGCCGCGTTCGACCTGCGGATGCTGTGGCAGGCCGGGCTGGAGGTGCAGCGCGTCGCCGACACCATGCTGGCCCAGCAGCTGCTCGACTGCGCCGCCCCCGAGCCCGTCGGCTCCTCCCTCGAGGCGATCGCCCGGCACCGGCTCGACCTCGAGCTCGACAAGTCCGTCCGCGAGACCTTCGTCCTCGGACCGGACCAGGACGGTCCCCTCACCGACGACCAGATCACCTATGCCGCCACCGACGCGCGGGCCACGTGGGACTGCTTCGCCCAGCAGGTCGGTGAGCTCCGCGAGACCGGCATGGTGGAGGTGGCGCGCTGCGAGTTCGCCGCGATCGCGCCGCTGGCGGCGATGCAGCTGCGCGGCCTCGGCGTCGACCCCGATGCGTGGCACGCGGTGCTCCGGCGGACCGAGGACGCCCTCGACGACCTCGAGTCGGCCGCGCAGGCCGCGTTGGTCACCGACACGTCGCCGCGGACCCTGTTCGGACCCGAGCCGGTCAACCTCGACTCCCCGGAGCAGGTGATCGCCGCCCTGGCCCGCGTCGGGGTCGCGGTCGACTCGACCCGGGAGACGGTGCTGGCCGACCACGCCGACCACCCCGCCGTCGCCGCCCTGTCGGCCTACCGCCAGGCCGCGAAGATCGTCCACGGCTGGGGAGGGGACTGGGTCGAGCGCGCCCGCCACCCCCGCACCGGCCGGGTGCACGCGAGCGTCCGCCAGATCGTCGGGACGGGCCGGATCGCCCACTCCGACCCCAACCTGACCCAGATCCCCGCCGACCCGGCGTACCGCCGGTGCTTCACCGCGGACCGGGGGAACGCGCTGGTCGTGGCCGACTACTCCCAGCA from Euzebya sp. includes these protein-coding regions:
- a CDS encoding histidine phosphatase family protein, which encodes MAATIYLLRHAVTAATGSRLGGRTDASLSETGRAQAEAASQHLRDVDLKAVYASPLPRTTETAEIVARPHRLTVRPAEGLIEVDYGRWTDRPLKPLTRTKMWPVIQQTPSLVTFPDGESIRAAQERAATAIEEIAARHDKKLVAVVSHADIIKAVVAFYVGMPLDTFQRLEVHPASITVLRTGKGQRPSLVSFNHVPRPSPSPST
- a CDS encoding DUF3090 family protein, giving the protein MSDDVSFEPVDWITASSIGPPGDRTFYVQARKDGRYVALVVEKGQVRSLAELAQELLERVGITVTPDDVDSDLELHGPVQPIWRAGQMSLGSDEEGELFVLQATELITDPELLDDDADPEPATARFVMDRDQLVGLAAFAAFAVEHGGRERCNVCEGLRDPLAGCMGCPLTNGSGPKRI
- a CDS encoding SCO1664 family protein; this translates as MTSAAFDASTVGFVDDHEEGCRRLRADELEPLGVISDASNGTMLCRLGPAEQNLFAIYKPGSHERPLWDFPGQLYLREVAAYELSEFLGWGLVPPTVERDGPRGPGSLQLFVPHDPTEHYFTLIESDDGRFDVPLAQMAMFDMVVNNTDRKGGHVLRHARDDRIYGIDNGLTFHVEPKLRTVIWDLSHVPFAAAWADDLQRLRRCIRDGEPFAERLDELLTASEVRVLAARAGQVAGMEAMPDIDPDHRWYPWPPV
- a CDS encoding CGNR zinc finger domain-containing protein, producing the protein MDYGHYTTRTMAETVGLANALANADETPDDDVIRDLVKRFEVGDDPLDIDGLSHLAGRLRQVFTAEALDEKVRVLNDLIALYQPHPHVVDHDGQGYHMHYVPPSAGHLRCIGASMTMALALVLCDYGADRLGVCPACDDVFVDTTRNGRQRFCSRTCANRVHVAAHRARSSGGDEA
- the ilvA gene encoding threonine ammonia-lyase, which translates into the protein MELVTAEDVAAARSRIGRLAQVTPMEESRAVSELVGHPTLLKCEHLQRTGSFKIRGATNCIIQLEDEEKAAGVVCASAGNHAQGVALAASRLDVTATVFMPVDAPLPKVEATRGYGAEVVLHGAGFDDALAAAKAHAAEAGAAFIPPFEHRDIIAGQGTVGLEVLEQAPEVRTVVVPIGGGGLISGMAAAIRGSRPEVRIIGVEAAGAASAVASLAAGHPVTLDETTTFADGIAVKRPGELTLAHMAALVEDVVTVSDEAIARAVLLLVERAKQVVEPSGAAALAALLEGAVEVDGPTVAVLSGGNVDPLLLNRIIQSGLYEEGRYLVVTTRMVDRPGALATLLGIVADAKANVIAVEHHRLNTRLGVLEVEVVLELETRGPSHITHLVEVLEDAGYPVDAELPPVAV
- a CDS encoding endonuclease/exonuclease/phosphatase family protein, whose amino-acid sequence is MIGVASWVLTALVVLGVAVRLGGWDRGRVLVQGMAFYPYALGAAAVLAVMVWLVRQPRPAAVLTVAVVVGVLPLVPRLVAGDGAGAATGGGAAVRVGTLNLLYGRADPVEVRGIATGVDVLALQELTPEALDALEDVGLGDVLPHRAVDLRDGPGGTGVWSRYPLDAREAVPSRYATVHVAVDHPLAADPVEVVAVHVVPPSGGDVGAWQEELARLTALDRVDVLLGDFNATLDHVAFRRLVGAGYVDVGDAAGRGPTPTWPAEGFRLPGIAIDHVLVDGGWRPAGMQVVDVPGTDHRALIADVVPPGQA
- a CDS encoding alpha/beta fold hydrolase, with amino-acid sequence MAHITAGGMRIAVREEGEGRPVVLIHGNSASSGTWARQFDSPLVDRARLIALDLPGHGASDRAADPADYSMPGYAAVVAQVLDALDATGAVLVGWSLGGHIALEAVPLRDDLAAVAIFGTPPVGKPPAMDQAFLPNPAMDVGFTADVDTAGAEAYAASFLAPGSTLGTEPFTADILATHGGARSGLMASIGEGRFADELEVVAGMRIPLAVLHGEGEQLVSLDYLRGVEAPTLWRGEVQVIPGAGHAPHAEAPEAFNGLLGDLLDEL